TTTCTCAGATCGTTACACGGAAGTACCCTCGTCActtaccaaaaaagaaaatgcaattaacttTGTATAAGTGTCGCCTTCTtccttgaaaaattaaaattaaacgtTACGCAACTGTTGTTTTGGAAATCTTACTGCAAGCAGAAACATATTTGGCATAATGGCCATTTGacgaaaaagaaaaagcataGATATTATTATAGGACCTTCATATGGTATATTTGGATTCATTATGTGAAGCCAAAAAACTCACCATGATTTATACAAGATCTCAAACTGTTGAAAATAGACATAAGCGAATAGAGCCCTAACATCGAGAATCCTCTTAGTTAGAGACAGCAGGAAATTCTTCTCAAGAGAACTCCCAAAGTCTTGGGGACAATCCCCTAAACTATTCCTTTGAACTATCATGAAGCATTGAGACCCATTGAGAAAGAGGGTAGTGGGACATCTTCTCGAACCAACAAAATAGGGTAAGTTTTGCCTTAGTTCAAAGAGAGATTATTGAAAGCACCAAAGTTGGGAGAGTTTATAATCTCACTAAAGTATCAATTTAGAAAATCCCAAGAATGGGATAATtagtctttcttttttttttttattagcgTACTATCACGAACATTCTCCGTTTTacagttttataatattaataggAGATGCAAATCAGAGGACTCAACAGCTAGTTTGATCTTTAGCCCAACCGCAAATGTGAGGGCGACAAATCGCTCTGATTGCTGAGTTTTCTTTTCTAAACAAGGCTCAAATACAAAACCTGAAAGCCCAAAAAGCATCACCCCAAGAGTAGGGGTGAGAAGTTCGGAtaaaccgaactgaaccgatCAAATTGgtcggtttggttcgatttttttaaagaaattatttgattCGGTTACTTcggttctattttttttataaaacggttcggttcggtttacaatattctaaatttttgatCAGTTCGGTTAACCGAACTAACCGTGAGTTgagccccccctcccccctaaCTGTGAATCGTGAGttgcttccccccccccccaaacacgAAACCCACATGGGCCACACCCAACCCAACCGACACTCGTACTctcccccattctctctctctctctctcttctctttgtcTATCTCCCCCCACCCTCACCTGAGAGCAACGAGTTCGTGTGCTGCTGAAAGCATAACCGCAccccccattctctctctctctatctcccccCACCCTCCCACTAGCAGGCGAGACTACGAGATCGATTTCGGCGACCCCAAAACACGAAACCCACACCCGACCGAATCGAACCCTAACCCTTATCCCACCATCCCTCacctttgtttcttcttttccttgtgcTTAGACGATCGACGAGGGTTATTCCAAGATCTGGGCCATGGCGGCAGTGCTAGCAGTGGCGGAGGGGCAATCGACGACGGCGACGTGCGCTTCGAAGCTCACCGACCAGGCCCTTTTTCTTCCCAAGCACTTCGAAGCTCGTCAACTCTTACATCAAAGACTCAAAGGTACGCTTATTTTTTCTGATTCGGCGATTCTTGTTCACTTGTTCTGGAAAATTTCGATTGGGAAACTCTCTGGCTATTTATGattcttgttcatttgttttgaaaaatttgattgGGACTTGGAAAATTGTTTTGGTTTCATGTTCGGCTattgtcggttcggttcggttattgcaTTTTATTCTTCGGTTATTTCGGTTTCGGTTAGTTTAGTTATACTAGGATTATCggtcggttcagttcggttattaGGGACAATTTGATTCggttcaattaaaaatttttcaacgattcggttcgattataaCCAATTACACACCCTTATCCAATAGGTCATTCCTTTGCCAACAGAGCTACGGTCTTGAAGCATTAGTCTATCTTTAGCTCCTATGAGGTTgtagacataaaaaaaaaaaaaaaactcagtaaaaacaaaaaaaatgagcaAAACTCTGGGGAAGAccctaacaaaaaaaatatatatatataagtaaaagAATTGACTGAATGAATATGCATCGGTCTTCTCATAAAGTCCATAAAACAAGTAAGTccaacaactaaaaataaaatacaaaacaaaagaaaagagccACAAAGTGTGCGATAGGCCCTTTCAAGTGAAGGTTGTTTAGGAGACTCTCTCAACAAAGTTTgacaaaaaaatgtaaacaaataactttaaattctatgaaaaaattatataacaaataaagatataacaaatcttaattaatcttaaaatattagtgataattatcataaatcattcaaattcttctataaatagataaactCTCATTCTTAAAAATAAGTTACTTTTTATCAATACTTTTTTTCTGTGATCTCCAAACTAAAGCATTTGAGTATTTTGATGGTTTTATTATTTGcagaattttaatatttgaagaCAATTTtctccaataaataaattttattgttgtgtttGACCTACAATAATTTAGATACAATGCAGtgtgaaaaagataaaaagggaaaattactgattgttaaatattattaaccAACAAATAATGTACagtctaaattttaattttctgaattaagaaatatatttttatttgaacgctggcaatattattttaaatgtgaAGTAGAAGTATAGTACATAGTACAAAGGAAGAAGTAATCGTTCCATTGACAACCAGAAAAGCTAATCAGAGATTTCTATAGACTTCATCACTGCCTTCTTCATCTCCTCCTTGGGAATCGTCACAGTCAGCACACCATTCTCCAGCGACGCCTTCACTTGATCCATCTTCGCGTTTTCCGGCAGCTGGAACCGCCTCATGAACTTGCCCTTGCTGCGCTCCACCCTATGCCGAGCATCGttcctctcctcctcctccacatTCCTTTCTCCGCTGATGTGCAAAACCCTGTCGTCTTCCACCTGCACCTTCACCTCCTCCTTCTTCAGCCCGGGAAGATCGACCTTGAAGACGTAAGCTACCGGGGTTTCCTTCCAGTCCACGTGGGTATTCAGAAGTGCAGAATTTTCCTGAGATAATTGCGGAAATTGGAATTCTCTGGGCAGATTCCATACGTCAAGGGATAATGGATCGCAGCAGCTGCCTCGCCGGGTGCGGAAGAAGCTTGGGATCACCGACATTTCGTTTGAAGTTTCCGATCCAAATTCAAACCCAAACAAGAACCAAGAGCAAGAATCTGAATGAACGAGAGTTTTTAAAACTGATGGGTTGCCGAGCAAAATGTTCTTTGGGATTGGGCTGGGAGGGGGCGTCGTGTATTTATAAGAAGAGGAGGAATATTCCAGAAATTTCGTATCCCATCGGAGCCCTCTTGTTAGGGCAGACAGAAGTTTCCAGTAAGTGCTAGAAATCTCCAGTGGGCGGCCAAACTGGATAACCCAGAAGAGCGAGTACTACTCGGCTTGACTCGATTCACTTTTACGAAGCATCTCGAATGTGACAGAATGTTCGTTCAATAGAAACATCGCGAATGTACTCGAAGCTTCGTTCATTTCTTTATAAATACCGACATCAACCAACGTTTCTTCTCACATAAACCATCAATTGCGGCAAGTTTTCCAGCAAACAAAATATAGATCCCAACACAAAACAGGGGAAAAAGATGTCGAGGATTCAAAGCGTTTGCAGTGGTCATCGGGGCAACGCCTTCAACCCCTTCTCGCCCGTCCTTGTTTGGGACCCCTTGAAGGACTGCCCTTTTCCATGTAATTCAGGGGAGACTTCAGCTATGATGAACGCGCGCACGGACTGGAAGGAGACTCCGAAAGGTCACTTGTTTACGGTGGATCTTCCGGGAGTGAAGGAGGAGGAAGTTAAAAGTTGAAGTGGAAGATGATAAAGTTTTAAGGATCAGCGGGGAGAGGAGTGTGGAGGAGAAGAAGGACGACAAGGAGAGGTGGCACCGGGTGGAGAGGAGCGGGGGGAAGTTCATGAGGCGGTTCCGGCTGCCGGAGAAGGCGAACATAGAGGAAGTGAAAGCCTCCATGGAGAACGGAGTTCTTACAGTCTTCGTCCccaaggaggaggaggaggaggaggaagcgAAAAGGCCACGTTCCAAGATCGTTGAGATCTCTGGCCAATAAAATGAGTATTGTATTTGTATGAAGATGAAGAGTAGCGCTGCTGTATTAGTTTTTGCTGAGAAGTAGAGAATTATTTCCGTGTCTACAAATATTTCTTGCTTGAGAAAAAAATACTGTTTATTTTGAAGATTGCTTgaagtgtaatttaaaattagacAAACAATGCAATGCATCAATGGTTATTTCAgagtgtttaaataatatttttatttattttatttttctcaataaatgtTGGATTTAATTTTCACTATAAAAGTATTTCCTCATTTCACAAAAAATCTTataagtgtttaaataatatttttatttattttatttttctcaataaatgttagatttaattTTCACTATAAAAGTATTTCCTCATTTCacaaaaaatcttatttttttaaaggtaGAGAATTAATTGTATTTAGAGTAACATTAATAATTAAGgtgtaataaaaatacattatttttaaataaggtaTACTCATGGTACCTTGTTTTCAATTCTAaaacaatttaattagttttaaaaagttatccttttataataaataaaaataaatattacccttatttttaaaaactcaaacattacccttatttttattataaaatttacttttatgttttgagataaaatatgcatttaagaattaaaaaatatgatatttaattttttatatataaaatatcaaaatttcgtatcttaattataaaaaaatattattttaagtttttattgtAATAAATTGTTAGCAAGTATATGAACATGATTTTTTTCTAAGTAATTCGATGATTAGTAGTCAATATTTGAATTGACTAGtctattgtatttttttaataattaaaaaatatagtgttagatttttaaaatatataatatcaaaatttagtattttaattattaaaaattgttattttaaatttttaccttagacaaaatatgatataaacaaaaaatggaAAGAGCAATAAAATTTAGTTcaacaatgaaaaataatagagaTTAGTTGTTTTGCATATTTCATgattaaaaatagaagaatataGTGTTTTTTaggttataataatttaaaaatttaggtgTTTggaatttagaatattttttttagttccgtgtaatttgatctttttcttattaaaacaaattttaattagatGTGTCTTGATGACGTAATTCTTTTTAAGACAtgacactttttcttttctctgtgTTTGTCTTACAtggaatatataataattttgctTATTCTTAGTTAGAGTAAagacttaaattaataatttttaataatttaaatactaaattttaatatcttgtgtattaaaaattaaatattatattttttaattattgagagaatATAATAAAGTAGTCAGCTTATACTATCAATTGGTTATACACGTGATATGTCACTCGCGAAAACATGTGTAGTCATACATGTGCTAATGTTCcatcaaaataagaatttaaatgcaaaaatttagtcattaaactataaaattttaatatttgaaatattaaatattatattttttaattattaaaaaatgggGGTACGTTTTAAGTCCGTAAAACATTTATAATATGATTATGAAATGTACAGTGAGGCCTCACTTGATATCAACGGGAGATATGAAAGAATGATTACATTCAAACtgtagcagcagcagcacccaaaagaaagaaaaaggtcaaaaaagaaaaagaaaactgtAGGCCCCCTGAATTGATGGAATGGTATCTTATGACTTGCTACACTTcatgtcatttttttaatttcggTGATGAGACAcaatgttttaattaaataaattt
This genomic stretch from Diospyros lotus cultivar Yz01 chromosome 1, ASM1463336v1, whole genome shotgun sequence harbors:
- the LOC127790659 gene encoding 17.5 kDa class I heat shock protein-like gives rise to the protein MSVIPSFFRTRRGSCCDPLSLDVWNLPREFQFPQLSQENSALLNTHVDWKETPVAYVFKVDLPGLKKEEVKVQVEDDRVLHISGERNVEEEERNDARHRVERSKGKFMRRFQLPENAKMDQVKASLENGVLTVTIPKEEMKKAVMKSIEISD